Proteins from a single region of Argopecten irradians isolate NY chromosome 7, Ai_NY, whole genome shotgun sequence:
- the LOC138328350 gene encoding uncharacterized protein: protein MSDQGEPYEDSWILYYVLSSIMGNQERVAIKRKVTIIREQIWNTTKQNPKMIVAGSSAEGAFIKGSDKDQMFIDNDVVVICPDHDTTTTPDIADKTVFIMRDTNSRPGYVNLELIKWGHADCRPTIESIVSKGDLHFISSAKYRRSFTDELSDRLQRTMDVSGPATTVVLENENTGCDYVSAFKCRSWPKEADEWLNRPRLHEWPGKGLVDQIAQGGCYLVPVGDKTSSDPFLQWRISFVTAERKLIHSLSHVQFLVYCLFKYLKRQISGILKQIYGDTDILSSYVIKTVLFYALEFTPSSFWQEKNLFLCFTLCLNILTTWVNAACCPNYFIKTYNMFLGKVNGENQQKLLHFLVDLHTMTWGCLYIGTFFKLSIGECIRRVKHGDWEIVLATPQRLERNYDLKIIQETMSIIITETHPGLFKYLGNLLCKSESDMDEYVAYYNLLDALSCQGIETFENQPPSRGNKDKYKHLRKTRKYMEPLASVYSSKLMLATYHYQTGNYIKTLEICGHVISSWKVFVNDSISQEDKDRYEHLYCGRGYNLLYKCQQAFVSCVLLARTFRLMCPSQLHLELQLASYCIIPPRPYAIFLSFLCYHELGDTRRRDVALIQLQTVKYDKHQGVSKWWIVHNLLGICYEMIGDKERACHEYTESMGIEGLFQYENPARRRKEMLGQRKGLP, encoded by the coding sequence ATGTCGGACCAGGGGGAACCATACGAAGATTCATGGATTCTCTATTACGTCCTTAGCAGTATCATGGGGAATCAGGAAAGAGTCGCTATCAAGAGAAAGGTGACAATTATAAGGGAACAGATATGGAATACCACAAAACAAAATCCTAAAATGATTGTAGCAGGAAGTTCAGCAGAAGGAGCATTCATAAAGGGGTCGGATAAGGATCAGATGTTTATTGACAATGACGTTGTAGTTATATGTCCGGATCATGACACTACTACCACACCAGATATTGCTGATAAAACTGTATTTATTATGAGAGACACTAACAGCCGACCTGGATATGTAAATTTAGAGCTTATAAAATGGGGACATGCGGATTGTAGACCAACAATTGAATCAATCGTTTCTAAAGGGGATTTACATTTCATATCCAGTGCGAAGTATAGGCGGTCATTTACAGATGAGTTGAGTGATCGGCTCCAACGTACGATGGATGTAAGTGGACCAGCTACCACTGTCGTGctggaaaatgaaaatacagGTTGTGATTACGTTAGTGCATTCAAATGTAGAAGTTGGCCTAAAGAGGCTGATGAATGGCTTAATAGACCCCGATTACATGAATGGCCAGGTAAAGGCCTGGTGGATCAAATAGCGCAAGGTGGTTGTTATCTTGTCCCTGTAGGAGACAAAACATCATCCGACCCATTCCTTCAATGGAGAATTTCGTTCGTAACTGCGGAACGCAAACTCATTCATTCTCTCAGTCATGTGCAGTTTTTGGTATATTGTCTATTCAAATACCTTAAAAGACAGATATCTGGCATACTGAAACAGATATATGgtgatacagatattttatcATCGTATGTaatcaaaacagttttattcTATGCTTTAGAGTTCACACCATCGTCTTTTTGGCAAGAAAAAAACCTGTTTTTGTGTTTCACATtgtgtttgaatattttgaccACTTGGGTGAACGCAGCATGCTGCCCTAATTACTTTATCAAAACATACAATATGTTCCTCGGAAAGGTCAACGgtgaaaatcaacaaaaactcCTTCATTTTCTCGTAGATTTACATACTATGACGTGGGGGTGTCTGTACATAGGGACATTCTTCAAACTGTCAATAGGAGAGTGTATCCGTCGTGTAAAACATGGAGACTGGGAAATAGTACTAGCAACACCGCAACGATTGGAAAGGAATTATGATTTGAAAATCATACAGGAAACCATGTCCATCATTATAACAGAGACGCATCCTGGATTATTCAAATATCTTGGTAATCTCCTCTGTAAATCAGAATCGGACATGGATGAGTATGTTGCTTATTACAATTTGCTTGATGCATTATCCTGTCAAGGAATAGAAACATTTGAAAATCAACCCCCTTccagaggaaataaagataaatacaaaCACCTTAGGAAAACTAGGAAATATATGGAACCACTTGCCTCAGTGTATTCCAGTAAACTGATGTTAGCAACATATCACTATCAGACCGGGAATTACATCAAAACACTGGAAATATGTGGACACGTGATCTCGTCATGGAAAGTTTTTGTTAATGATTCTATAAGTCAGGAAGATAAAGACAGGTATGAACATCTCTACTGCGGGCGTGGATATAACCTTCTATACAAATGTCAACAGGCATTTGTATCATGCGTTTTGTTGGCAAGGACATTTCGTCTGATGTGCCCATCCCAGTTGCATCTTGAGCTGCAATTGGCAAGTTATTGTATCATCCCGCCACGACCATACGCCATATTCCTGTCATTTCTGTGCTACCATGAGCTTGGTGATACCAGAAGACGTGACGTTGCTCTGATCCAACTCCAGACCGTGAAGTATGACAAACACCAGGGAGTTAGTAAATGGTGGATTGTCCACAATCTCTTGGGGATCTGTTACGAAATGATCGGCGACAAAGAAAGGGCTTGCCATGAGTACACCGAGTCTATGGGTATTGAAGGACTTTTTCAATATGAAAACCCTGCCAGACGAAGGAAAGAAATGCTGGGACAAAGAAAGGGCTTGCCATGA